The stretch of DNA gccaaaaagtccattacacttcttctgtaaaataaaagacacatttttcattttcaccaataactttattgatttggatattttgagtacgtcgGCTATCTCCCGTTACTGGCTTCTGGCCAGGGGTCctgctaaacatctcccaatACAGAAGACAGCCCATAGCAAAATATTATTTGCTGAGAATGTCAACAgtacaagaaactttgcaaatcactttggacacattcagtcagtcacagcactgCGCGaatcttttattgtatttcaattgtatttttatctttcttgaaataacaaagcataatatgccaaaaatgttgagtattttcttccatctccaatattaaaatggctgcacaaaaattcaccaattttgataaattttttaaaaagtgtacacTGATAGGATAGCTGTCACTATACAATCTGACAACACTGTtctgagtgaagttaaagacaacaagcactactagagccatcgtatggaaaaaactaaatgaactatttggccaacccaatagtaaaGAGAGACTTCGGTGTAGGCAGCTCACTAACAGTGTGGAGGAGatatggaaaggagaaaaaaaccaaCCACAAAAAGCAGACAAAAGAACTTTATAAAAAGTGTGCAGGACCATTTATTGTAGAGGCAGCTAACCTTACACCACAATGTAAAAAGTTCTGGTGCTTAAAAGAACAAGATTCAGTCTGTGGGAAATATTTCACTTATGTGAAACAAATCAAAGACACATAAAATTAGATAGATTTACTGTATAAAGGCATATGTAATGAAGGAGAAATCTCTAATTGTTCTGTACATAGTAATACTGATGCAACACAGTAGTTGAGAAAGCTTGTGACTTTTCCACTGCCTTTCTCGGAGGCTTTCTTTCTTCAAAATTCTGTTTTAAGTAAAGACTATTCCAAAGTTGAAGTGATATGACAAAAATCAAATCACACATTATATTATATCTTTCCTGCCTCCCAGGTTTTAGctatttttgaaaattcaaaagttttctttattctctcttcaTTCCATGAAACTAGTCATTTGCCTATTACAGAGAACCCGAAGTGCAATGAAAGAAACGCACTTCCTATTAGCTCATAGTTGGCTCGGACTAGGTTCTTCTAATAAGGTGACAATGAGGAGTTCTGCCCTCTCTGTCCTGTCctgtttctgaattattttacttatttgtttataaaatttatttttagagagagggaaagggagggagaaagagagggagagaaacatcaatgtgtggttgcctctcgtgcaccccctactggggacctggcccgcaacccagccatgtgccctgaccaggaactgaactggtgaccctttggcttgcaggtcggcactcaatccactgagccacaccagccaggtctgaatTATTTGAAACTGATACAAAGGTTGGCCTTGGGAGACCTGTTTTTCCTCTCTAATTTTCTCATAGTGGCTTACATATGACTTAAAGACATAACAATTCTCCATGGATGTTAAACTCTAGAAGAACGTAAAAACTGCAATTTGCTtgtccatttaaaataaaagggttGAAGCAGGCAATTGGTTTTTCAGGCAGCTGACCACGGAACGCCCAGTTCTCCGTGACTCAAAGGGGTGTATTATAGTAGCAGCAGTAGCAGCTGCTACTCAACATCAACAGAGTACTTACTGGGCTGGGCACCaagctaagtgctttacataaattatttcatttaaatgtcaCAATTACCTTATGAAGGACTATTATTTTCCTGGAAACCAGGACTCAGGAATGTAAGAAACTCTCTCAGTTTTCAAGATTAGTAACTGGCAGAACTATAATTTGAACCTAAGAGTTAGGTATAACATGGTACAAAGggccaggtgttttatttttcGGAGTCCGTTTGAATATTTGTTAGATTGCTCACTGCTTTAGATATTGTCTTCTACATATATTAAAGTATATACAAAATACTGAATTAAGAAAAGTAATGTATTTGCTTTTAGAACTTCGCTTCTCTCACCCACACTTTTCTTTTCCCGTAAGTTCTCGTTAGAACTGAAGGACTGAAGAGTGAAGATATGAGGTAGGACTGAATTACTGATTAGTATTTTTACATGTGAGTTTGCTGCTGTAAGTCCTTTCAGAGCTACCTGATACACGTGAATAATTTGTTTCAGGACCTGACATTATCTCATAAAAGCaaacttaaaaaatcaattaaaaataagagaggtgaaagagaCCTTAAGAGATTGTTCAACTCTTGATATCGTAGAATTACTGAGGATTCCCTCTGGTTAGTAACTGGGACAAAAGCAGAACTCAGCATCTTTCAAGACCTAACCCAACCTGTGGCTCCCATAAGATTAGCCCTTAATCTGCGTATCAGTGAGGGGGTCTGTCTCTGGTTGACAAAGTTTGGATCTGAGAAAGTACTCCATGGGGGATATTATTTCTATCTGCATGTGATAGAAGCAAGGGGAAAAGATATACATTTGGAAATCAACTAAAAGTGGTCTAATATGAATATGGAATATTCACATGGAGTATACTATTAAGTATTATATGGagtataatatgaaataaaaaaagatattagCTTCTACCTTTAGCACAGATTGTAACTCAATGCATTTAGCCCTTTGGGAATTCTCTAACTATTGTAGAACCATTTCACATGTTTAAGTTCACTCCCATTCAAACGCGTGCCATTCCATAGTAGAGGTAACAGACATGCTTATCTGGATTTACTTCTAGTCTACTCTTTCTACAACAACTGCCTAGATAAATGTGCTTAAGGCCAAATACCTACAGGGTTCGTTACATTTTGGCCGGGCTTTATCTATGATTTACAGACTTCAGAGGGTTATAACAGATCTTTTGAATTCAATGTAGTACAGCTACAGACTGTAATGACTTGTGATTCTgtgataatgaatgaatgaatgaatgaatgaatgaatagcctCAGAAAGCTTGGGTTTCACTTGAAAGTCTTAAACTGGAATGGGAGACTGGAGAGGTACAATAATTGCCACCCCACTGACTGCAAAGCTTCGTTGGTATGTGATCTTGGGAGTCATTTAATTTTACTGGGCCTGGCTTTTGCACTCTATGATAGGAACACATGCAGTCATCATATGACGTATCTAAAGTGCTCTGGACATTCCCGGGAAAGACACTCAACAAGATCCTTAAAAGTCACCCCCCGTATCCAAAGGAAAGGGAACCCCAAACGTAATTTAGGATTTTAATTCCATGTAACTTACCTATATCGCTCTTCCTGTAAGGCCTGCATTATTAATGAATAGTCCCTCTGATAATGTTCCTTGAGGGTTTCAAAGGATTCCTCTAGTCTGGCCTGGGTTTCTCGAATCTCCTGGATCTCATGTAGTAGTGCATCAAATCCTGAGCTCTGCATGTCCAGGGTATTTGTTTTGGAGCTAGACGCTCCTACAGCGATGCCTCCAGTGGTGCTGTTGGCTCCCACTGAGCCTGAAGTGGCACTAGAACAATCTTCCTCACTACCATATTTTGGGCTTGACTGAAAGTTTGAAATCACTCCCAAAGCCTTCCCCCCATCATCCACTTGCCCTTCTTCCAAAGAGTCCTTCAGGTTAGGGATGTTGTCTGCACTGCCAAATTTATTCCGGATTAGTGAGGCAATCTCTCTGGGCTTTGAGACCACGGCTCCTGCTGCTGAATGGGTTGCCTGGGAGAAGCTGGAAAGTCCACCTTTGACACTGTCTACCACACCTTCACTGAAGCCAGTCACCTTTGCTCCCACATCCTTCAAACCCTGGTGCATGTCCCTGAAGACATCCTTTGGCTGCCGGGGAATCCCATTCTGCTCCACTTCCCGGAGCTTCCTGTGGTAGTGCTCAAGCTTCTTTTGTAACTGGAGGATGGTTTGGGCAGATTTCTGGTTCTTTTTCTCAAAGACCTGTTTGATGCGGGCGGCCTGCTGCTTATCTGCGCTGTTGGCAAGCTTCAAGTACTCAGCAACGTTGTCATCCCGGGCTGTCTGTGCAATCTTGATCTGTTCTGTGAGCTTCAAGATCTTCTGCTGCAGGTGAGCGATAGCAGCCTTTGTGCGCTGAGGGTCCGGTGTTCCATCCACAGAGTCTGTGTGGATGCTGCCATCGGTGCTGGAGGCCACTGCACTGGAAGTCTGGGCAAGGCTGCTTACTTCCAACCGCTCGATCTAGCATAAAAGCAAGAGGTGGACAGATGTTAAAAGGTGCCCAAGAGGAATACTACTTCTCTAGAATCGACCGGCCAATCAAGTATACTTTGCTTTAAGCAAAACAGATGTATGAAACAAGACTTGCACAAGATGTAAACTggggtatttttcttttggtaGAGGATTTAGTACAGTATATCTTGAAAACACACCTCTTCTAGTGGGTTTAAAGCATAAATTAATTTACATTCTTCACATATACTTTTGTTTATAAGCATTAATATGTAAAACAAGGTTCTCTGCATTtcaatttaattatataaaagtcATGTTAGTATTCAGACATCACTGTAATTCCAGCCCATGTTCTCAGATCATGGTCATCTGAAAATGTTGGTGAGAATGGGTATTTTACTGGCTAAATATGAGAATCCAATTTTTTATCACAGCCCTTTTTTTTGTCCCAATCATGTCAAGGGTGATAGAATTTGTCTCTATTCTAAAAGGGACACATTAATAGCTGGAGACAAGTGCAGGTAAGAAAGAGAAGGTACTGATGAAAGTGGCAAAGATGAATGTGGTATACTCTTGAGAGTTAAAATCCCAAAACACAAGTAACTGTGATAACCTTGGGCAACAATATGTGAACATTAGGGACAGGGACAGCAAAGGTAAGTAAGTAAACAAGTCAATGACTAAGTTCAGGCCTTTTGAAGGACAAATATTGTGACTTCTATCcaggaaacatttattattaGGAAAGGGACTCCAAAGCACATACACAATGACTACTCTTTCACATGGACGAGCAACCACGCAAAAGGGTTGAAGACATGCTGCTCAGATCTGAAAACTTAAACCATCATACTTCAAAAGCTGTTAGCCAAAGCAGGGGACGGGTTAGTTTTAACTCAGGAGAAATCCTCCAACAAGCTGCCACTGGGCGTGGCCTGTGGTGGTGAATTAAGAGTTGGGCCTATGCAGAAAGGCTTCAGACACTATTTTCTAATGAGCagtaacagaaataaataataaaataaccacCCCAGGGTCATAAAAATGCCCAGTAAGCATGTCGAAATACAAATTTACCATCCTGGAGATTTAAGAGCACACCCTTTTCCTTGCTTCCCATCCCCAATCTATCAGCAGCAGCACTTTGCTAGAAAGAACTATATATAGGTTACCCCATATTAAAAAAAGTTGACATTTTTGTGAACACAGTAATATATCAATTCTGAAATATTCATGAAATACTAATAATTAACATGCCAGTCTAGACAggcattctctttttttccatcttgGTTGTGCCTCCTCAGTTTGTCGTCTGAACAGAATTATGCTGATCTCTAACTCTAAAACACATTTAGTTCATTACTAGATTCAATATATTACTTTTTATGTGAATAATAAcggtcttattttctttttagatgagCCCATAAGAAATATTATgcctttaaataaaatcaaaaggaaatttaaaactgaaatgaataatataatGACATTATATTCCACTGATAAAAAAGAATATCCAGAACAGATAGGGGCTAGCATAGCATAATAACTGTTTTGCATCACTCCCTCCATCTGCCCCATTCACTTCGGTACACGCTAAGAAGCAGTGAAAGGACCAGAGACCGCCACCAGAAGGGAGGATGAGTCAAAGTCCCAGATAATCAGGTTGCTAAGAGTttaagaagcagctcctggaagCCTCCTCTCTTCAGTGCCTTAGGTTCACTCTCTTAGGTTGTACAGGGTTCCCACtgtgtaattttctttaaatgggCTTTCATAGCCCATAACTACAGTATGTAATATGACCCTGACTGTGTAGTTAATGCTTGATAGTTCAAAATCTACCGTAATATAAAATCGGAAGGCAAATATGACATACTATTAGATCCGAGACTACCAGTTTATATATGGTCTCAGTTATGTATTTTCTTAGGTTGTTATTCATTTGAATATTAACTTATATACAATCTTTTATCTAAAGAAATATAGATACGGAAATCAAGTTTAACTATTACTCTGGGAGGATAAAAATTGACTATCCTGGTGAAAATATGGCTTTTAGACTAGAACCAAGATTTTATTACATCTTTAGAattgaaaaaaaccccaataaaacTGTttaagacttccagtcaagatggcagcatagataaACATGActcacctccttgtacaaccacatcaaaattacaactaaaccataGAACAACAACTATCATTCAGAACTACCAGAAAccaaactgaatggaagtcctacaactatggaattcaAGGAGAAACcatatcaagactggtaggaggggtggagacatggaacaggctgctCCCACACACGTGTGcctgataaaaatcaggagggatatctcaggactGAGAATTccagcctcacagcagcccctccagcccaagattccagtgccaggaaggtaagtttccataacttctggctgtaaaaaaccagttaaaaaccagtggggactgaggctgtggaagacaggaactgctggaatcccaagcagtttctcttaaatgACCCATGCACAGaattactcagactcactctgagATCCAGTGCCAGGCAACAGATTGAAAAGCatgagacatatggggaggaactgaattgtccagcatcaggatGAGAATGGGGGGCAGCtatctcccagacagaagtgctggcagcagccactgttcctttgctcagccctccccccacagagccagcaggcaggtgccagaTCTGAcactccatcaaactggctcacactgtttgctccaTCTGGTGATTCCTTGAGGCCTTGCttcacccaactttcaggcccacccatgctgtttccagtggcttttctacatgaatggcttgtcttggccaatgcttcagattttcctaaattctctcaaacaagcaggaTCTGGCTTTGTTGAACCCTGTACCTCTCATTAAgttgccccaggccaggcactcgCAGCAGTTGACGGTGGGTCACAACtaggcctctcctgggcacctccaagcccagcacaagtagcatccacctgcagattgctttgtagttaatgctgtgtgacctcagacaacaCAAGtgatggctgaccttggatgtgccaacagcaatcaagactcaactacaagaagagtgTATACACAGCATACACAGTGGATGCACCTTGAATACTCAGCTTGGgtaataagggaggctgtgccactggatcctacaggacacctactacattaggccactctttcaagcctgggagacatagtagctctacctgatacataaaaacaaacacagacaggttgcaaaagtgaggagacaaagaaatatggcccaaacgaaagaacagaacaaaaccccagataaaaagctaaacaaaatggagacaagcaatctatcagatgcagagttcaaaatactggttataagacTGCTCAAgggacttagtgaggacctcagcagcataaaaaaagatcccatcagaaatgaaggatacactaattaaaataaagaacaatttaaggaaacagtagagtggataaagacaagaatcaaatcaatgatatggaacat from Desmodus rotundus isolate HL8 chromosome 8, HLdesRot8A.1, whole genome shotgun sequence encodes:
- the TMCC1 gene encoding transmembrane and coiled-coil domains protein 1 isoform X6: MEPSLSSETIERLEVSSLAQTSSAVASSTDGSIHTDSVDGTPDPQRTKAAIAHLQQKILKLTEQIKIAQTARDDNVAEYLKLANSADKQQAARIKQVFEKKNQKSAQTILQLQKKLEHYHRKLREVEQNGIPRQPKDVFRDMHQGLKDVGAKVTGFSEGVVDSVKGGLSSFSQATHSAAGAVVSKPREIASLIRNKFGSADNIPNLKDSLEEGQVDDGGKALGVISNFQSSPKYGSEEDCSSATSGSVGANSTTGGIAVGASSSKTNTLDMQSSGFDALLHEIQEIRETQARLEESFETLKEHYQRDYSLIMQALQEERYRCERLEEQLNDLTELHQNEILNLKQELASMEEKIAYQSYERARDIQEALEACQTRISKMELQQQQQQVVQLEGLENATARNLLGKLINILLAVMAVLLVFVSTVANCVVPLMKTRNRTFSTLFLVVFIAFLWKHWDALFSYVERFFSSPR
- the TMCC1 gene encoding transmembrane and coiled-coil domains protein 1 isoform X4, translating into MEPSLSSETVCCVCIERLEVSSLAQTSSAVASSTDGSIHTDSVDGTPDPQRTKAAIAHLQQKILKLTEQIKIAQTARDDNVAEYLKLANSADKQQAARIKQVFEKKNQKSAQTILQLQKKLEHYHRKLREVEQNGIPRQPKDVFRDMHQGLKDVGAKVTGFSEGVVDSVKGGLSSFSQATHSAAGAVVSKPREIASLIRNKFGSADNIPNLKDSLEEGQVDDGGKALGVISNFQSSPKYGSEEDCSSATSGSVGANSTTGGIAVGASSSKTNTLDMQSSGFDALLHEIQEIRETQARLEESFETLKEHYQRDYSLIMQALQEERYRCERLEEQLNDLTELHQNEILNLKQELASMEEKIAYQSYERARDIQEALEACQTRISKMELQQQQQQVVQLEGLENATARNLLGKLINILLAVMAVLLVFVSTVANCVVPLMKTRNRTFSTLFLVVFIAFLWKHWDALFSYVERFFSSPR
- the TMCC1 gene encoding transmembrane and coiled-coil domains protein 1 isoform X3; the encoded protein is MLMWCGCTCLFCEKPFSEAVKIERLEVSSLAQTSSAVASSTDGSIHTDSVDGTPDPQRTKAAIAHLQQKILKLTEQIKIAQTARDDNVAEYLKLANSADKQQAARIKQVFEKKNQKSAQTILQLQKKLEHYHRKLREVEQNGIPRQPKDVFRDMHQGLKDVGAKVTGFSEGVVDSVKGGLSSFSQATHSAAGAVVSKPREIASLIRNKFGSADNIPNLKDSLEEGQVDDGGKALGVISNFQSSPKYGSEEDCSSATSGSVGANSTTGGIAVGASSSKTNTLDMQSSGFDALLHEIQEIRETQARLEESFETLKEHYQRDYSLIMQALQEERYRCERLEEQLNDLTELHQNEILNLKQELASMEEKIAYQSYERARDIQEALEACQTRISKMELQQQQQQVVQLEGLENATARNLLGKLINILLAVMAVLLVFVSTVANCVVPLMKTRNRTFSTLFLVVFIAFLWKHWDALFSYVERFFSSPR
- the TMCC1 gene encoding transmembrane and coiled-coil domains protein 1 isoform X7, with the protein product MHQGLKDVGAKVTGFSEGVVDSVKGGLSSFSQATHSAAGAVVSKPREIASLIRNKFGSADNIPNLKDSLEEGQVDDGGKALGVISNFQSSPKYGSEEDCSSATSGSVGANSTTGGIAVGASSSKTNTLDMQSSGFDALLHEIQEIRETQARLEESFETLKEHYQRDYSLIMQALQEERYRCERLEEQLNDLTELHQNEILNLKQELASMEEKIAYQSYERARDIQEALEACQTRISKMELQQQQQQVVQLEGLENATARNLLGKLINILLAVMAVLLVFVSTVANCVVPLMKTRNRTFSTLFLVVFIAFLWKHWDALFSYVERFFSSPR
- the TMCC1 gene encoding transmembrane and coiled-coil domains protein 1 isoform X5, with the translated sequence MVQRFSLRRQLSKIERLEVSSLAQTSSAVASSTDGSIHTDSVDGTPDPQRTKAAIAHLQQKILKLTEQIKIAQTARDDNVAEYLKLANSADKQQAARIKQVFEKKNQKSAQTILQLQKKLEHYHRKLREVEQNGIPRQPKDVFRDMHQGLKDVGAKVTGFSEGVVDSVKGGLSSFSQATHSAAGAVVSKPREIASLIRNKFGSADNIPNLKDSLEEGQVDDGGKALGVISNFQSSPKYGSEEDCSSATSGSVGANSTTGGIAVGASSSKTNTLDMQSSGFDALLHEIQEIRETQARLEESFETLKEHYQRDYSLIMQALQEERYRCERLEEQLNDLTELHQNEILNLKQELASMEEKIAYQSYERARDIQEALEACQTRISKMELQQQQQQVVQLEGLENATARNLLGKLINILLAVMAVLLVFVSTVANCVVPLMKTRNRTFSTLFLVVFIAFLWKHWDALFSYVERFFSSPR
- the TMCC1 gene encoding transmembrane and coiled-coil domains protein 1 isoform X2, with the translated sequence MKRGTSLHSRRGKPEAPKGSPQINRKSGQEMAPVMQSGRPRSSSTTDAPTSSAVMEIACAAAAAACLPGDEATLERIERLEVSSLAQTSSAVASSTDGSIHTDSVDGTPDPQRTKAAIAHLQQKILKLTEQIKIAQTARDDNVAEYLKLANSADKQQAARIKQVFEKKNQKSAQTILQLQKKLEHYHRKLREVEQNGIPRQPKDVFRDMHQGLKDVGAKVTGFSEGVVDSVKGGLSSFSQATHSAAGAVVSKPREIASLIRNKFGSADNIPNLKDSLEEGQVDDGGKALGVISNFQSSPKYGSEEDCSSATSGSVGANSTTGGIAVGASSSKTNTLDMQSSGFDALLHEIQEIRETQARLEESFETLKEHYQRDYSLIMQALQEERYRCERLEEQLNDLTELHQNEILNLKQELASMEEKIAYQSYERARDIQEALEACQTRISKMELQQQQQQVVQLEGLENATARNLLGKLINILLAVMAVLLVFVSTVANCVVPLMKTRNRTFSTLFLVVFIAFLWKHWDALFSYVERFFSSPR